In Terriglobia bacterium, the genomic stretch GGCGGAGGAATCCGTCAGCTTGATCCTGGTGTTATCGGGTAGTCCAAAGCCGCCGGTGGTGATGACCCGTTCGCCGGGTTTGAGTCCTTGCGTAATCTGCACCTCGCCGCCTTGACGGATGCCCACCGTCACCTTTTGCACATGGGCGCGGTCATCGTTGCGGGCCACCATGACGGAGGTGGTGCCGTCCTCAGTGGTCAGAATGGAACTCGCCGGAACAACGACCGCCTTCGGAATCTCCTGAGCAACCATTGAAACTTGCACCGTCTCACCCGGTTTAAGCCGGTGTCCCGTGTTCGGCACTTGGATCCAGATCTCCACGGTCGTGCTGTTGGGATCGACCGCCGGACTGACCACCGTTACCGTCCCCGCAAGATCTTCAGAAATTCCAGGTCTCGATATTGTGGCCGGGTTTCCCACCTTTAATACGGCAGCCTCCTGCTGTGGAATGTGGGCACGGGCAATAATTTGAGAGATGTCCATGACCGTGATCAGCGGAGTTCCGGCGTTCGCCATTTCTCCCGGGTAAAACGGCCGATCGGTGACGACTCCATCAATGGGACTGCGGATCTCGGAGTATCCCAGTTGGGCCTTCGACCCCTGGTGCTTTCCCTCAGCAGAGGTCAATTGCCCCTTGGCTGCTTTGATCTCCTGCTGCCTGCCGACCGCCTTCAGCGCATTGAAGTGTTTCAAGGAGATTTCATATTGAGCCCGTGCCTGCGTGAAGGACACGGAGGCCTGATCCAGTTCTTTACGGGGAAGCGCGCCCTGACGATAAAGATTTTGCCGGCTCTCATAGACCTTTTGGGTCGCATCAAGCGCCTCCTTGGCCTGCTGGACATCGAGCTCCGCTTTTTGCATTTCTTCGGGAAGGCTTGCGGCCGTCGTGCTCTCGTAACTCGCCTGGGCTTGCTCGTAGATGCCCTTGGTCTCAATCTCGGCTGCCGCGAGGTCGCTGTTTTCGAGGACCGCGAGCAGTTGACCGCGATGCACGGGGCTGCCCCGTTGAACGTGGAACTCTCGGACGGGGGCGCTGATCTTCGGAGTCAACGCGGCCTGATGTAAGGGAAAGAGAATGGCGTCTGCCGTGACAATCCTCTTAATCGTGGCCTCACGCGCCACCGCCGTCTGGACAGAAACAACAGGTTCCTTTTCGGCGGGCTCTTTGGAGCAACCCCACGCGAGCCCGAGCCAGATGAGAAGCCCCCCCAGGACAAGGTTCCGTTTAAAGCCGGGTCGATAGGTCTCGGTATTCCCCGCATGGAGTCTTCGGTTCAAGGGTCTTCCCATCTCAAGGGGCATTCTTCAAAAACTCCCGGTCAGTGTCTGCAAAGTGGCCAGGGCGACACGAAAACGCATCTCCCCGTCATCATAGGCGTTACGGTTCTGCGTCAAGGTGTTCTGCGCATCGACCACCTCGAGGACCGAGGCTTCCCCGGCCTGGTAGCGCAGGGTTGTCAGGCGCAGGCTGTCGGCGGCAAGCTCCGCGGAACTGCGCAACGTTTCCAGCTGCTCATGCGACGCTGCCGCCTCGTTGAAAAAAGACCGCAGATTACTCAGGAGCTGGCGCTGGGCAAATGTCAATTCTACGCGAGCTTGTTGGCGCCGCAAGTCCGCTTGGTGCACCTTGCTCCTGGTGGCGCCCCAGTTCCAAAGAGGAATATTCACCGTTCCGATGGCTGAGGATCCTACATTGGGGACGCCCTCCGTCTTGGTGGCGAACCGTGTGGCGTCAATCCCGTAAAAATAATCCAAACTGAGCGAAGGAAGGTAGCCGGCCCGGGCGACTCGCATCTCCTGGCTTGCCACCTGGAGCGCTGCGAGTGCGGCGCGAAGGTCTGGATTATCTTGCTGAGCCAGCTGCTGGACTTCGGTGAAGGACGGCAAAGCCGGGCTGTGCTCAAGATCGTCCACTACCATGAAATTCTGGTTGAAATCAGGAAACAGCAGAATGCCGAGCGACAAGCGACTCTTTTCCATCGACAATCGAGCTTCGGAAAGGTCTCGCTGGCGATCGTTAAACTGGAGTTGAGCCTTGATCACATCGGAATGAGCCACCTCTCCGCCCTTCTCGAGGTCCTGGGTGATCTTCAAGAAACGTCGGGCTTCTTCGGCCGCCTGCTGGACCGTCGCATACCGGCGTTGCGCCACAAGCACGGCGTAATAATTCTGCACCACCGTCACCGTCAGCCCCCGCGCTGCAATCTCGGATTTGGCTTGTGCCACGGCCTCCGCGGCCTGGGAACGCCGGTATTCGGCGAACTGAGAGAGTCCAAATGCCTGATGCACATCGACCTGGCTGACGTATTCATGAACCGCATTGTTGGCGATGAACCGGCCGGTGGGAGTCCCGTTCCCTTGAGTGTATAGGTACTGGTTGGTATAGAGGGCTGTGGGCAGAAGTCCCGCCCGGGCCTGGACATGATCCTCGCGTGCCGATTGATATTCATTAATCGCCGCTTGAAATTGAGGGCTGTTCGCCCGGGCATGGTCGAGGGCATCCTGCAAGGTAATCGTCAGAGGAGCCGCCGTTTGATCGGGCGCCGGGCCGCTTGCAACCTTTTTGGGCTCGTCCTTCACTCTCCCCTCCGCTGCCACCATCGGTGCAAGAAAATGGAAAGCCAGGAGCGTAAATAAAATAGTCCTGGCCATCGGCGAAACGAGCAAAAGGAATGAGCACACCTTGGAACGGAAATGATTTCGAGTCATCTCTCGCCTCCGAAAATCGTTGATTCATAGCTGAAGCAATGCCGATTCTAACGGTGAAGATCGATTCATGGAAACAAAAAATCAGCGAATGGCCAGGTTAAGGCCGGCATCCCTCTGAGTGAGGGAATCCCAGTTCGTTCTTTGGATTTTGAAAACCATATCGAGTGAGCCAGAGAGATCCATCCCTGACTAGGCCAATACCGGCCGCATAGAACTTGTATTCTCTATTCCCGGGTTCCAAAGGGGTGGTCTCTTCCGCTTTAATACAATCCTTGAATTCGTCCCGGGGAGTCTTCAAGGTTTCTCGAACAGTGATGATTTTGGAAGAGGATGTGAAATCGATGGTCCGGAGTCAGAAGGGAGGCAGCCCAAAAAATGGCGGGAGGTAGGCGCTGGGGGGACAACGCTCAGACCTCCCGCGTGTCACTTCAGTGCACGGTGAGGGAAACGACTCCAAGATTCGAGTCGACGAATCCATCCCATGCAGAGAAGGTGAAGGAATCGGCCCCTACAAATCCCGGATCCGGGAAGAAGGTGGCAATTTTCCCGTTCAAAGCAACGGTGCCATTGCTCGGCTGTGACACGATCCGTAAGGTCAGCGGGTTTCCATTCGGATCGGTGGCCGTCAGCGTGATCGCCACTGAATTTCCAGACGTCGTCGTGGCAGAGGTATTACTGACGACCGCAGGCCGATTGCGGCTCGCATCCTCGCTGGAGGGGCCATTGTGACATGCGTAGCAGCCGATTTGGAACCCTTTCCAGAACACCTTAGTGCCGAATTTCGTGCTGATAGTCCGATCGGCTTGAGAGCGAGAGAGTACGGTTCCCCGGTAATCGATGCCATGACAGGCCTGGCACCGGGCTCTGCCACTGTTCTCCGCCGCGTCAGGGTGAGCGGAGACCCATTGTTGTCCCACGGTGTGCATCCCATGAGGCCCGCCCGTGGCGCTGTTTATCGTGGCCGATGATGAACCGGAACTGGACGTTCGTCCACCTTCAGTTCGGTTTCCACCTGAGGAACGGGTTCCGGAGACGTGGCAGGCAGAGCATTCCGCCAACACCCCCTTGTGACCTTGAAGTCTAATGTTCGCGATGTTGTCATTGGGGTGCGAACTCGGGAATTCCGCATGGGTGGATCCATGACATGCGGAACACTGAACCCCCCCGTGACCTGACGAGAAGCGGTACATTGAAAGACCCGCATCCGGCGTATTCTGATTGGTTGCAAAGAGGGGGTTGATCGCCTGGCGGGGTTGGCCGGTCGGTTCAAATACCGTGGTGAAGCGGATTTGACCGTTGTTGCTGATTGCAGTGCCGGTGTGACAACTCTGACAACCCGGTTCCTCGAGCCAGCCCTTTCGTCCTACCGTCCCGACGACAGCCATGGCCCCATGGCAGTTCTGGCATTGGATTTCCATGCTGCCGTCAGCCGCCACGGCATTCCCCATGACGCCCCGCAGACACTTGGTGACCGCTCCGGGATGGCACCGGTAGCAGGCAGAGCGATTGACGATGTCGCCAAGGACCATGCCATTGGTGGGATCCACAACCTTCGAATGGAGTGTGTGCATGTCTTGAGTCAAAGGATGAATGGAAGGGTCTCCAAATCCGGGGAGCGCGTTCGAGGTATGGCAATTAACACAGAGGATGGGTCTACCCATTCCGGCAGGAGGTGGAGCGGCCGTGGCATAAAGACCGTCCGGGCTGTAGCCGGCGGTTTGAAGGAGGGCCTTGTACTTGGCGTTGAAAGGATCGGCAGGATCCAAATGTCGTCCATCCTTTCGCCGCAGGATATTCAGCTTCACATCCTTAACGGGATCCGGATTGAAGACCCAGCCATCCTTGGGCATGGCGGCCGGGTTGGAACCCGAAAGATGGCAGGTTTTGCAGTCCATTTCATCCGACACCGGGAGCACAATGTCCGTAGTCGCCAGGACCGTTCCCGACGAATTCCTTGCCGTCAGGCGCATCATGGGATAGGTGTTTTTCTTCCCGGCGTCGTCAATGGGTGTTAAGGGAATACCATCCGCTATGAACCAGTTCATGGCCGTATCAAACTTCATGGGCTGAGGCGTGTTGGCCGTTCCGGGCATGGCATTTCCGGACAAGCCCACGTCAGGAGCTGGGGAACCGCCAAAGAGCGCCTGCACGAATTGCCAGAAATTGGTTTTGGTGATGGAACTCTTGTTGATGGAGTTGGTAGGATCGGCGACGGCTTGGTAAGTGACTGTGATCCCAGTCGGGCTCTTCACGAGATGCCCATTGGGATCGATGAGTTGCGCCTGAATGGTATTGAAAGGTGGAAGGAGCGAGAGCACGGAGTAGTCACTGTCCATGCAATGCATCCCCAAATTGTTCCACCCGACAAGAGTGTAATGGCTTTGAGCAAATGACGGCGTCAAGACCAATAGACTACCCAAAAGAATCAGACAAAAGTGGAGCCAAGGCCTTTTCATAAAGGTCCCCCTTTTTCATTGGTATATGAAACGGAAGAATCACAGAGGGGTGGGTTACTTCTGAAGAACAGAGATTTTCACCCCTCTTCTTGGGTGTGAGAAGGAAGACCTTAGAATCTTCGGCGCCTCCTGCGTCTTGATTAAAGGTGTATTTTCCTCGAGCCCGATGGGCACTATACTTCGTGCGAAAACAGCGTTAACGGGATTCTCTGAAACCACATGAAAAAATCCCGACTGCACGATCCACTGCCGCGGGTCCGCCCACACACACTTCCAGCTACGTCCTGTTCGTGGATGATTTCAAAGCGGCGACGAGGCGTGATAACCTGAGGAGTCTAGGAGTTGCGTTTGTTCTGCTTTCGATGCCGGTTTCAAAGAATCCGGAGCCTCGAACCCGCTCGTCCCAAGTGGGTCAGTAAAACAACAAGGCACACCAGTAGAATTCTATGCCCAGTCTTCAAAATGCTGGGGCCGCGCCAAGAAACTTCATCAGGCCATGGAAGAAATTGCGAGCCATGGTTTCCTGTCGCAACGTTTGCGAGGCTGCGGCAACCCTCGACGCCTTGTCGCGAAATGAAACAGCATCTGAGGTTCCAAACCGTGACCTAATCTAATTTGTTTAAAATGGGACAATTAGAATTTCTCAGAAATGATAAATGGATTTCAATGAGGGTGAGTGGGGGAAATTATACCCGATTTGTCCGGATTGAGATTCCGATTTTGGAATGGACTGTCCCTAGGGACAGTCCCCGATTTTGAACTTAATTCAACGGACAACTTTCCTGCATGTCATTTTTTTCTCGTAGACGGAATCTGGGAAGGCCAAAATGGTAATTTTGATTGCACGACGAATTTTTGATACAGTCCTCGCGCTGTTAGTCGGATAACAAACGATTAAATCATGAAGTCCTCTTGGAGGACATTGATCTCCTCATCTTGCCAGGGCACTGGCGATCGGGCGCGCCTGAAGATGATCCGGTTCATCCTGATCGGTTCAGGTGGGAACATTCGGCACCAACCGGCAGCTTTCGACTTAGGACAATTCTGTCATTGGATACTATCATGATAGGCATTGGATTTGGAGCGACTGTCCCCGCGATGAATCCGCGGTAGGGGCGCATAGCCATGCGCCCCTACGTTGAATCTTGCGCGATTCTGTAACATTGTCAGTGACGTTCGTATCAGATTGCCCGCGTGGCGTCGGCGGAGCACGGAACTGGCAGTCTCAATGTGTCACATCAGAGCAAGGTTCCAGGTAGCATGAAAATCAACGCGTAGGAATTTCGTGGAGGAAAACACATGAAGCGTGAACGAATTATGGGCGTTCTGCTGGCCCTCTCTTTTATTTTAGGAATGGGGAAAGCCTTCTCTCAAGCCCCGAGCTCTGATCAAACGAAGCAAGAGAAGCCGCAAACTCAAGCGGAGGATCAGAAGCGAAAGTATCCAGCCTTGCCGAGCGAAACGCCACCCGAATTCAAGCGGGCAATCGACAGCTTCGACTACATCCGGCGGGACGTCATGATCCCCATGCGTGACGGAGTGAAGCTGCACACCGTCATCCTCATCCCGAAGGGCGCGAGCGGTGCGCCGATGCTGCTGACGCGCACGCCCTACGACGCCACCAAGCTGACGAACCACGCTGAGAGTTCCCATCTCGGCCCGATCCTTGAGGGGTACGACAACACCGTCGACGTGATTGTCGAGGGCGGTTACATCCGCGTGGTCCAGGACGTCCGCGGCAAGCATGGCTCGGAGGGGGACTACATGATGAACCGCCCACAGCACGGGCCGCTCAACCCGACTCCGGTGGATCATGCCACCGATACCTACGACACCATCGACTGGCTGGTCAAAAACGTTCCGGAGTCGAACGGCCGAGTGGGCATCCTGGGCATCTCTTACGACGGTTTCACGCCGCTGATGGCGCTGGTCCATCCGCATCCCGCACTGAAAGTGTCGGTGCCGATGAACCCCATGGTGGACGGCTGGATGGGCGACGACTGGTTCCACAACGGCGCTTTCCGTGAGCTGGGCATGGCCTACATCCTGGACCAGGAGGCGACGCGCAAGTCGGAGCCCCAGTGGTGGACAAGCCACTTTGATGATTATGATATGTTCATGGAAGCGGGATCGGCAGGCGAGCTCGGCCGCCGCCGCGGTCTCGAACAGGTCGGCTTCTGGAGGAACATTCTCGCGCACCCTAGCTATGA encodes the following:
- a CDS encoding efflux RND transporter periplasmic adaptor subunit; the encoded protein is MGRPLNRRLHAGNTETYRPGFKRNLVLGGLLIWLGLAWGCSKEPAEKEPVVSVQTAVAREATIKRIVTADAILFPLHQAALTPKISAPVREFHVQRGSPVHRGQLLAVLENSDLAAAEIETKGIYEQAQASYESTTAASLPEEMQKAELDVQQAKEALDATQKVYESRQNLYRQGALPRKELDQASVSFTQARAQYEISLKHFNALKAVGRQQEIKAAKGQLTSAEGKHQGSKAQLGYSEIRSPIDGVVTDRPFYPGEMANAGTPLITVMDISQIIARAHIPQQEAAVLKVGNPATISRPGISEDLAGTVTVVSPAVDPNSTTVEIWIQVPNTGHRLKPGETVQVSMVAQEIPKAVVVPASSILTTEDGTTSVMVARNDDRAHVQKVTVGIRQGGEVQITQGLKPGERVITTGGFGLPDNTRIKLTDSSASQP
- a CDS encoding TolC family protein, which codes for MTRNHFRSKVCSFLLLVSPMARTILFTLLAFHFLAPMVAAEGRVKDEPKKVASGPAPDQTAAPLTITLQDALDHARANSPQFQAAINEYQSAREDHVQARAGLLPTALYTNQYLYTQGNGTPTGRFIANNAVHEYVSQVDVHQAFGLSQFAEYRRSQAAEAVAQAKSEIAARGLTVTVVQNYYAVLVAQRRYATVQQAAEEARRFLKITQDLEKGGEVAHSDVIKAQLQFNDRQRDLSEARLSMEKSRLSLGILLFPDFNQNFMVVDDLEHSPALPSFTEVQQLAQQDNPDLRAALAALQVASQEMRVARAGYLPSLSLDYFYGIDATRFATKTEGVPNVGSSAIGTVNIPLWNWGATRSKVHQADLRRQQARVELTFAQRQLLSNLRSFFNEAAASHEQLETLRSSAELAADSLRLTTLRYQAGEASVLEVVDAQNTLTQNRNAYDDGEMRFRVALATLQTLTGSF